The proteins below come from a single Sander lucioperca isolate FBNREF2018 chromosome 20, SLUC_FBN_1.2, whole genome shotgun sequence genomic window:
- the LOC116053444 gene encoding complement C1q-like protein 4 yields the protein SLSLSLSVRQVAFSAGLLVGGDSNIGPLPSDTTLIYKHVPTNIGNAYNPNTGVFTAPVRGAYHFQWWVGARGGNSHASGAWLVKNSENVFMAWEQQNQHFGCASNGVTLLLEVGDVVFVRLVANTLVYDNAHHHNTFSGHLLFPM from the exons tctctctctctctctctctcagtccgaCAGGTTGCATTCTCAGCCGGTTTGCTGGTTGGAGGCGACTCAAATATTGGACCCTTACCCTCGGACACTACACTGATCTACAAACACGTCCCCACCAACATCGGAAATGCCTACAACCCAAACACAG GTGTGTTCACTGCCCCGGTGAGAGGAGCGTACCACTTTCAGTGGTGGGTCGGTGCACGTGGCGGCAACAGCCACGCTTCAGGGGCTTGGTTGGTCAAGAACTCAGAGAATGTTTTCATGGCATGGGAGCAACAGAATCAACATTTTGGGTGTGCTTCTAATGGTGTCACGCTGTTGCTGGAGGTGGGAGACGTCGTGTTTGTGCGTCTGGTGGCTAACACTTTGGTGTATGACAACGCACACCACCACAACACCTTCAGTGGGCATCTGCTGTTCCCCATGTAA